A region from the Polyangiaceae bacterium genome encodes:
- a CDS encoding FIST C-terminal domain-containing protein: MEGTLSLRRAEVRASSTASAISALREQLSQPELACVLAFTSPEVDLGELGPGLKQSFDCPVISCTTAGQIGPDGFTVGGVTAASVAGPLKVHSFVIPLDDIAASVSEVAAEIVLLRPKSKLAFGLVLVDGLSLKEERLMATLHAALPRLPIVGGSAGDDLHFSETHVYFDGRFRQHIAVLHLFETDLPVAPVKFQHHLPSDQRLVITRADASTRTVYEINGKPATAVYANAVGVKESELTSQVFSKHPLLLRIGTEYFTRSLARVNADRSITFFCAIDAGLVLRVGRQGGFMDAVESAITELRESLGEPQLVIGCDCILRRLEMESNGMIAQVGKHFADLGVIGFSTYGEQYNAVHINQTFTGIAIGGAP, from the coding sequence ATGGAGGGCACCCTCAGCCTCCGCCGTGCCGAAGTGCGAGCTTCGAGCACGGCGTCCGCCATTTCCGCACTGCGGGAGCAGCTCAGCCAACCGGAGCTCGCCTGCGTGCTCGCCTTCACCTCTCCGGAGGTGGACCTTGGAGAGCTCGGTCCGGGTCTGAAGCAGAGCTTCGATTGCCCGGTGATCTCCTGCACGACGGCAGGTCAGATCGGCCCCGACGGCTTCACCGTGGGCGGGGTGACGGCGGCAAGCGTGGCCGGACCCCTGAAGGTGCACTCCTTCGTGATCCCGCTGGATGACATCGCCGCTTCCGTGAGCGAGGTCGCTGCCGAGATCGTCCTGCTGCGACCCAAGTCGAAGCTCGCCTTCGGCCTCGTCCTGGTGGACGGCCTGTCCCTCAAGGAAGAGCGCCTGATGGCCACCCTCCACGCGGCGTTGCCCAGACTGCCGATCGTGGGCGGGTCGGCGGGAGACGACCTCCACTTTTCCGAGACCCACGTGTACTTCGACGGCAGGTTCCGTCAGCACATCGCCGTGCTGCACCTGTTCGAGACGGACTTGCCCGTCGCGCCGGTGAAGTTCCAGCACCACCTGCCATCGGATCAACGGCTGGTGATCACCCGGGCGGACGCCAGCACTCGGACCGTGTACGAGATCAACGGCAAGCCGGCGACGGCGGTGTACGCGAACGCCGTGGGAGTGAAGGAGAGCGAGCTCACCTCGCAGGTCTTCTCCAAACATCCGCTGCTGTTGCGCATCGGCACGGAGTACTTTACCCGCTCGCTGGCGCGTGTGAACGCAGACCGAAGCATCACATTCTTCTGCGCCATCGACGCCGGGTTGGTGTTGAGAGTGGGGCGTCAAGGCGGCTTCATGGACGCCGTGGAGTCCGCTATCACGGAGCTTCGAGAGTCTCTGGGCGAGCCGCAGCTGGTGATCGGCTGTGACTGCATCCTGCGGCGCCTGGAGATGGAGTCCAACGGCATGATCGCGCAGGTGGGCAAGCACTTCGCCGACCTGGGCGTGATCGGCTTCAGCACCTACGGCGAGCAGTACAACGCGGTCCACATCAATCAGACGTTCACCGGCATCGCCATCGGCGGTGCCCCGTGA
- a CDS encoding HEAT repeat domain-containing protein, whose amino-acid sequence MKLRPLLGGLVTALMAALAAPPADAAPGSGNLLGQFNPGGRQKPKPGFHPGGRPKPGGRPKPGGKPVVKPSAEKPKGPSNDALIARYTGIVLSQPGAQFPLQRLAELYRERDGNLQKLVEEFEKRAAKPDQWNAMVALAGIYKQDGQYDRAIATYDKAIQQKPKDPTALMALAHVLQDRGDKAGAFSRYEKALPLIKNDAEKEQTLRTLMQLALDLKHWDDAKKYHKQLVTRAKGSFYVKGELARELMLRNEHQRAVDEYREVVKAAAGDNRVLAPALRDLGRALAKLGKKKEAMTTLRRALHAAGSQSGIRTEIYDIIVGVYRDEDRLRELITELEKDNVQDYDRLRMLGGLYEETGQVDKALATYKKALAKKSGDISTRLKVVQLLQIQGELDQAIKEYEALIRAAPRNPDYVFQLAEALIQRGDRQKALEQLKKLEARSGQDEETLAALVDFYERVEEKDRAMEVLQRLSKMGSHDPRHLVELGDRYWQEGDKKKAMTTWQRIKVVVTDRARAESTMGEVYLEHDMPDKALESLREAMKLSPKLIKYKKAYALALERTGASASGRDTRNRQYDEARRLWEQMLKESGDNKYLAREARTHIVTLWSLSGQLEQRAAPLARRLKSTPPDLDAGRLLAEVQIRLRRYADAERTLKLVVKSAPGDAPSLATLERVLVLQKKLREAIDVLKKLVEAEPKRAREYYQRMAQYAAELYKDDEAIRYAAKAVELSPDDAEGHRKLGEMYRRRQDNKKAIQAFRQAIAKNDRLFPVYFQLAELLISQGDLQEADRLLRRVVRASPDEELVAQAARLSMQINLGRGTLESLEKELLPVALGNPQKPIYRRLLVDIYGALAFPLAHQTKSSDPKVAEKARESLRRIGERAVKPLLDALTDDNDAQQRIAIELLSYIENKSAGSALFAFATGNADSELRARAMIAVGALRDPALLPKLGELLAPGGEIRSDESDPVMVAAAWGVARMRSPAARELLTHMVKSDAPSIRALGAMGLGFIGDKKSGPLLAGVARSMEAGPLPRAAAAFALGEISDKSAADVLTQLGESSDATVRGAAVTALARIGAPGAPRAISEALVSPDPELRRAGTAAALVLATGKYAHTREVPPEGRVDVRELIRGLLPEGYSADDETKALATIAPALAHASVSAVQSSPERARAVADALLARGGKPAFGPLTQDLDKASAAGKKRAVAAAETIASAVVPAFVTLASHPAPETRVRAIQVLAVRPEAAAQKTVLDALGDTDDSVRRAALAAVERAKPKGGIEAVTALLDKATEWPARVRAAEALGVLASGKRNDKAIAALTRAAETDETALVREAAVVALGKIDPNAARGALERVADKDAEPRVRKAARQALGKP is encoded by the coding sequence GTGAAGCTACGACCCTTGCTCGGTGGCCTGGTGACGGCCCTGATGGCGGCCCTGGCGGCCCCTCCCGCCGATGCGGCCCCGGGCTCCGGCAACCTGCTGGGGCAATTCAATCCCGGCGGTCGCCAGAAGCCGAAGCCTGGCTTTCACCCCGGGGGGCGACCGAAGCCCGGGGGGCGACCGAAGCCCGGTGGCAAACCAGTGGTCAAGCCCTCGGCAGAGAAGCCGAAGGGACCGAGCAACGACGCGCTGATCGCGCGCTACACGGGCATCGTGCTGTCGCAGCCGGGGGCGCAGTTCCCGCTGCAACGTCTGGCGGAGCTGTACCGCGAACGGGACGGCAACCTGCAAAAGCTGGTGGAGGAGTTCGAGAAGCGCGCAGCCAAGCCGGATCAGTGGAACGCGATGGTGGCGCTGGCGGGCATCTACAAGCAGGACGGTCAGTACGACCGCGCCATCGCGACCTACGACAAGGCGATCCAGCAGAAGCCCAAGGACCCGACGGCGCTGATGGCGCTGGCCCACGTGCTGCAAGATCGCGGGGACAAGGCCGGTGCTTTCAGTCGCTACGAGAAGGCGCTGCCCCTGATCAAGAACGACGCCGAGAAAGAGCAGACGCTGCGTACGCTGATGCAGCTCGCCCTCGACCTCAAGCACTGGGACGACGCCAAGAAGTACCACAAGCAGCTGGTGACCCGGGCCAAGGGCTCCTTCTACGTGAAGGGGGAGCTGGCGCGCGAGCTGATGCTGCGCAACGAGCATCAGCGCGCCGTGGACGAGTACCGCGAAGTGGTGAAGGCGGCCGCTGGCGACAACCGCGTGCTGGCGCCGGCCCTCCGGGATCTGGGGCGCGCCCTGGCCAAGCTGGGCAAGAAGAAAGAAGCCATGACCACGCTGCGACGCGCGCTGCACGCCGCGGGCAGCCAGTCCGGCATTCGCACCGAGATCTACGACATCATCGTCGGCGTCTATCGTGACGAAGACCGGCTGCGGGAGCTCATCACGGAGCTCGAGAAAGACAACGTCCAGGACTACGACCGGCTGCGCATGCTGGGTGGTCTGTATGAAGAGACCGGACAGGTGGACAAGGCCCTGGCCACCTACAAGAAGGCGCTGGCGAAGAAGTCCGGGGACATCTCCACGCGGCTCAAGGTGGTGCAGCTGCTTCAGATCCAGGGCGAGCTGGATCAGGCGATCAAGGAATACGAAGCGCTGATCCGCGCGGCGCCGCGCAACCCGGACTACGTGTTCCAGCTGGCGGAAGCGCTGATCCAACGCGGAGATCGCCAAAAGGCCCTGGAGCAGCTGAAGAAGCTGGAGGCGCGCTCGGGTCAGGACGAGGAAACGTTGGCGGCGCTGGTCGACTTCTACGAGCGAGTGGAAGAGAAGGACCGCGCCATGGAGGTGCTGCAGCGCCTCAGCAAGATGGGGTCCCACGACCCACGTCACCTGGTGGAGCTCGGGGATCGCTATTGGCAGGAGGGCGACAAGAAGAAGGCCATGACCACCTGGCAGCGGATCAAGGTGGTGGTGACCGATCGCGCGCGTGCGGAGTCCACCATGGGCGAGGTGTACCTCGAGCACGACATGCCGGACAAAGCGCTGGAGTCGCTGCGGGAGGCGATGAAGCTCTCGCCCAAGCTCATCAAGTACAAGAAGGCCTACGCGCTGGCGCTGGAGCGTACCGGCGCCTCGGCCTCGGGGCGCGACACCCGCAACCGCCAGTACGACGAGGCGCGGCGGCTGTGGGAGCAGATGCTCAAGGAGTCCGGCGACAACAAGTACCTGGCGCGGGAAGCGCGCACGCACATCGTCACGCTGTGGAGCCTCTCCGGCCAGTTGGAGCAGCGGGCAGCGCCCTTGGCGCGGCGGCTGAAGTCCACGCCGCCGGATCTGGACGCCGGGCGCCTGTTGGCGGAGGTGCAGATTCGCTTGCGGCGCTACGCAGATGCAGAGCGCACCCTCAAGCTGGTGGTGAAGAGCGCCCCTGGCGACGCGCCGAGCCTGGCGACCTTGGAGCGCGTGCTGGTGCTGCAGAAGAAGCTGCGCGAAGCCATCGACGTGCTCAAGAAGCTGGTGGAAGCGGAGCCCAAGCGGGCGCGCGAGTACTACCAGCGCATGGCCCAGTACGCCGCGGAGCTGTACAAGGACGACGAGGCCATCCGCTACGCGGCCAAGGCGGTGGAGCTGAGCCCGGACGACGCCGAAGGGCACCGGAAGCTCGGCGAAATGTACCGCCGGCGGCAGGACAACAAGAAGGCCATCCAAGCGTTCCGCCAGGCCATCGCCAAGAACGACCGGCTGTTCCCGGTGTACTTCCAGCTGGCGGAGCTGCTCATCAGCCAGGGGGATCTGCAGGAGGCGGACCGCTTGTTGCGCCGCGTGGTGCGCGCCTCGCCGGACGAAGAGCTGGTGGCGCAGGCCGCACGGCTGAGCATGCAGATCAACCTGGGCCGCGGCACGCTGGAGTCGCTGGAGAAGGAGCTCTTGCCCGTCGCGCTGGGCAATCCGCAGAAGCCCATCTACCGGCGGCTTCTGGTGGACATCTACGGCGCGCTGGCATTCCCGCTCGCGCACCAGACCAAGAGCTCGGACCCCAAAGTCGCCGAAAAGGCACGCGAGTCCCTGCGGCGCATCGGCGAGCGCGCCGTCAAGCCGCTGTTGGACGCACTGACGGACGACAACGACGCGCAGCAACGCATCGCCATCGAGCTGCTCTCGTACATCGAAAACAAGAGCGCGGGCTCCGCCCTGTTCGCCTTCGCCACGGGCAACGCGGATTCGGAGCTCCGAGCTCGTGCCATGATCGCCGTGGGGGCGCTGAGGGATCCGGCGCTGCTGCCCAAGCTCGGTGAGCTGCTCGCCCCCGGCGGGGAGATCCGCTCCGACGAATCGGATCCGGTGATGGTGGCCGCGGCCTGGGGCGTGGCCCGCATGCGCTCGCCGGCGGCGCGGGAGCTCTTGACTCACATGGTGAAGAGCGACGCACCGAGCATCCGGGCCCTGGGTGCCATGGGCCTCGGCTTCATCGGCGACAAGAAGAGCGGCCCCCTGCTGGCTGGAGTGGCGCGGTCCATGGAGGCCGGCCCGCTGCCGCGTGCTGCGGCGGCCTTCGCGCTGGGGGAGATCAGCGACAAGTCCGCGGCGGACGTGCTGACGCAGCTCGGGGAGTCGAGCGATGCCACGGTGCGCGGCGCGGCCGTCACCGCCCTCGCACGCATCGGCGCGCCGGGGGCACCGCGCGCGATCTCGGAAGCGCTGGTGAGCCCGGATCCCGAGCTGCGGCGCGCCGGCACCGCCGCGGCCTTGGTGCTGGCGACGGGCAAGTACGCCCACACCCGCGAGGTCCCGCCGGAAGGGCGGGTGGACGTTCGCGAGCTGATCCGCGGTCTGCTGCCGGAGGGCTACTCGGCCGACGACGAGACCAAGGCGCTCGCGACCATCGCCCCGGCGCTGGCCCACGCCAGCGTGTCCGCGGTGCAGAGCTCTCCCGAGCGCGCCCGCGCGGTCGCCGATGCGCTCTTGGCCCGCGGCGGCAAGCCGGCCTTTGGTCCCCTCACCCAGGATCTCGACAAGGCGAGCGCGGCGGGCAAGAAGCGCGCGGTCGCCGCCGCCGAGACCATCGCCAGCGCGGTGGTCCCCGCCTTCGTGACGTTGGCCAGCCACCCTGCGCCGGAAACGCGAGTGCGCGCCATCCAGGTGCTCGCGGTGCGACCCGAGGCCGCCGCACAGAAGACCGTGCTGGACGCCTTGGGGGACACCGACGACAGCGTTCGACGCGCCGCCCTGGCGGCGGTGGAGCGCGCCAAGCCGAAGGGCGGCATCGAGGCCGTCACCGCGCTGCTCGACAAGGCCACGGAGTGGCCGGCGCGGGTTCGCGCCGCGGAAGCTCTCGGTGTGCTCGCTTCCGGCAAACGCAACGACAAGGCCATCGCCGCCTTGACACGCGCCGCGGAAACGGACGAAACCGCTCTGGTGCGAGAAGCGGCGGTGGTGGCCCTGGGCAAGATCGACCCGAACGCGGCGCGGGGCGCGCTCGAGCGCGTGGCCGACAAGGACGCGGAGCCGCGCGTGCGAAAGGCGGCCCGGCAAGCGTTGGGCAAGCCATGA
- a CDS encoding PilZ domain-containing protein gives MTEQQERRASGLSRVPLEALVEICGRDVGGAPAFEAESVDVSGRGMHVRTAYLPEIGSPLVCRFEHDGREIVVEGEVAWCDPAERGGEFGIKFTALDSGSVDALASLCGLGEKQAEPEPEEEEVAVEQGPEAPEPGARVRLHIDGLGSPMKASVRQGTQRRVHVSSNLEFLKVGRPLELEDLSHGGRRPAEIHAVDVVIDPQSRVPQLVVSLRFSDVEEHTPEPSVIDSEVSTSRSPVRGATFMPVSEPLDMADDMSPEAPAEFPEEDEVIEDAGAMRDRLGVVAAGAGEAAKKTGAVLAHVSVTAASGMGRFFKGAGAKIAEYKRAKSEKAEDRPRRTTAAPPSGVLSVEGRRLRPQSQAAPKTEASPAPKGGKLAGLKHNPKAKKIAGAGALVVLLVTVGVIAMKKPASPPGADVDGPAVSMTVAAESPSGDVTAVDEQGNPIATDQPPAETAKLPVLKDAPPASSDGVTADVPLFGPTPMATMEPAPLGPPPELATPEGAGEDEEAKEKAAADQVEDETWGDKEEKKPTTSKANPADVKPWGRGRLHLPTIHRLRLDQPGGAIKGAINPTGFTVVVPGVKVMESPRGIEKRDSRIARVKTRNGSSGAEITFQFRESVPGYRVRLRRDFVEFLISAPADSKTGAVKSSKKSHKKSSKKKSKKKH, from the coding sequence ATGACTGAGCAGCAGGAACGCCGTGCATCGGGCTTGTCCCGTGTCCCCTTGGAAGCTCTGGTCGAGATCTGCGGGCGCGATGTGGGGGGAGCGCCGGCGTTCGAAGCCGAATCCGTCGACGTTTCCGGACGCGGCATGCACGTTCGCACCGCCTACTTGCCCGAGATCGGCTCACCGCTGGTGTGCCGCTTCGAGCACGATGGCCGAGAAATCGTGGTCGAGGGCGAGGTCGCCTGGTGCGATCCGGCCGAGCGGGGCGGTGAGTTCGGCATCAAGTTCACGGCGCTGGACAGTGGCAGCGTGGACGCCCTCGCCTCGCTGTGCGGCTTGGGCGAAAAGCAGGCCGAGCCCGAGCCAGAAGAAGAAGAGGTCGCGGTGGAGCAGGGGCCCGAGGCCCCGGAGCCCGGCGCCCGCGTGCGTTTGCACATCGACGGCCTGGGGTCGCCGATGAAGGCGTCCGTACGCCAGGGCACGCAGCGGCGAGTGCACGTTTCCTCCAACCTCGAGTTCCTGAAGGTCGGGCGACCGCTGGAGCTGGAGGACCTGAGCCACGGCGGCCGACGGCCTGCGGAGATCCACGCAGTGGACGTGGTGATCGATCCCCAGTCCCGCGTTCCGCAACTGGTGGTCTCGCTGCGCTTCTCGGACGTGGAGGAGCACACCCCGGAGCCCAGCGTGATCGACAGCGAGGTGAGCACCTCGCGTTCCCCGGTGCGTGGCGCCACTTTCATGCCCGTCTCGGAGCCGCTGGACATGGCGGACGACATGTCTCCGGAAGCCCCCGCGGAGTTCCCGGAAGAAGACGAGGTGATCGAGGACGCCGGCGCCATGCGCGACCGCCTGGGCGTGGTGGCGGCCGGGGCAGGAGAAGCTGCCAAGAAGACCGGCGCCGTGCTGGCCCACGTGAGCGTGACGGCGGCGAGCGGCATGGGTCGCTTCTTCAAGGGAGCCGGCGCCAAGATCGCCGAGTACAAGCGAGCGAAGAGCGAGAAGGCCGAGGACCGGCCGCGCCGGACCACCGCGGCTCCGCCTTCGGGCGTGCTGTCCGTCGAAGGGCGCCGGCTGCGTCCGCAGTCGCAAGCGGCACCCAAGACGGAAGCGAGCCCTGCACCCAAGGGCGGCAAGCTGGCGGGGCTCAAGCACAACCCCAAGGCGAAGAAGATCGCGGGCGCCGGAGCCCTTGTCGTACTGCTGGTCACGGTGGGAGTGATCGCCATGAAGAAGCCCGCCTCGCCGCCTGGAGCGGACGTGGACGGGCCCGCGGTGAGCATGACCGTGGCTGCCGAGTCCCCCAGTGGAGACGTGACCGCGGTGGACGAGCAGGGCAATCCCATCGCCACGGATCAGCCTCCCGCCGAGACGGCGAAACTGCCGGTGCTGAAGGACGCGCCCCCGGCGAGCTCCGACGGCGTGACCGCAGACGTTCCGCTGTTCGGCCCCACGCCGATGGCCACCATGGAGCCCGCGCCCCTGGGCCCCCCACCCGAGCTGGCGACCCCGGAAGGCGCCGGTGAGGACGAGGAAGCCAAGGAGAAGGCTGCCGCGGACCAGGTGGAGGACGAGACCTGGGGCGACAAGGAAGAGAAGAAGCCGACGACTAGCAAGGCGAACCCCGCGGACGTGAAGCCTTGGGGACGCGGTCGCCTGCATCTGCCCACCATTCACCGGCTGCGTCTGGACCAGCCTGGCGGCGCCATCAAGGGCGCCATCAACCCGACGGGCTTCACCGTGGTGGTTCCTGGGGTGAAGGTTATGGAGTCCCCCCGAGGCATCGAGAAGCGGGATTCTCGCATCGCTCGCGTGAAGACCCGCAACGGCTCCTCGGGCGCGGAGATCACCTTCCAGTTCCGCGAGAGCGTGCCCGGCTATCGGGTTCGCCTGCGTCGAGACTTCGTGGAGTTCTTGATCAGCGCTCCGGCGGACTCCAAGACCGGCGCCGTCAAGAGCAGCAAGAAGAGCCACAAGAAGAGCTCGAAGAAGAAGAGCAAGAAGAAGCACTGA
- the tsaD gene encoding tRNA (adenosine(37)-N6)-threonylcarbamoyltransferase complex transferase subunit TsaD: MMQVLGIETSCDETGAAVVTQGGSVLSDVVHSQVKLHAPYGGVVPELASRDHMKNARPVIEAALEGIGLDAIGGIAVTARPGLSGALLVGVQLARGLAWATGKPLVGVDHLVGHLLAVNLRFPGLREPEPAEPPYVALLASGGHTALYRVDGQELTDIQELGATRDDAAGEAFDKVAKLLGLGYPGGPVIDRLAREGDPDAIALSKPMPQRDSLEFSFSGLKTNVQRWVTNHGRPGDDATLRDLCAAFQRRVVDTLVKKALRAVEQENVRTLVLAGGVAANRELRERADAACERAGVRLVVPHLRACTDNAAMIAFAGAARLARGESDLAALETSPHTALASVTRKGRGRR, translated from the coding sequence CTGATGCAAGTCCTCGGCATCGAAACCTCCTGCGACGAGACCGGCGCCGCGGTCGTCACCCAAGGCGGCAGCGTGCTCTCGGACGTGGTGCACAGTCAGGTGAAGCTGCACGCTCCCTATGGCGGCGTGGTCCCGGAGCTGGCTTCCCGAGACCACATGAAGAACGCGCGTCCGGTGATCGAAGCCGCCCTCGAAGGCATTGGCCTCGACGCCATCGGCGGCATCGCCGTCACCGCGCGTCCGGGGCTCTCTGGGGCTCTGCTCGTGGGCGTGCAGCTCGCCCGCGGCCTCGCCTGGGCCACGGGCAAGCCGCTGGTGGGCGTGGACCACCTGGTGGGACACTTGTTGGCGGTGAACCTGCGTTTTCCCGGCCTGCGGGAGCCGGAGCCCGCGGAGCCACCCTACGTGGCGCTTCTGGCTTCCGGAGGCCACACCGCGCTCTATCGCGTGGACGGACAGGAGCTGACGGACATCCAAGAGCTGGGCGCCACGCGAGACGACGCCGCCGGGGAAGCCTTCGACAAGGTCGCCAAGCTTTTGGGCCTCGGCTACCCCGGCGGACCCGTGATCGATCGCCTCGCTCGTGAAGGGGACCCCGACGCCATCGCGCTCTCCAAACCGATGCCCCAGCGGGATTCCCTCGAGTTCAGCTTCAGCGGGCTGAAGACCAACGTGCAACGTTGGGTCACCAATCACGGCCGCCCGGGGGACGACGCGACCCTCCGCGATCTGTGCGCGGCGTTTCAGCGCCGCGTGGTGGACACGTTGGTCAAGAAGGCGCTCCGCGCCGTGGAGCAAGAGAACGTGCGCACCTTGGTGCTGGCGGGCGGCGTGGCCGCGAATCGCGAGCTCCGGGAGCGCGCCGACGCAGCCTGCGAACGCGCCGGCGTGCGCCTCGTGGTCCCGCATCTGCGCGCGTGCACGGACAATGCGGCCATGATCGCCTTCGCGGGTGCGGCCCGGCTGGCGCGGGGGGAGAGCGATCTCGCGGCGCTGGAGACGAGTCCGCACACGGCCCTGGCCAGCGTGACCCGCAAAGGGCGCGGTCGTCGCTAA
- a CDS encoding ATP-binding protein, whose translation MKSRVAELEAELEAAQRTIDALSDAMERGLSEASTDVPLTLQMLSLEQLVHERTHELASRQGELQAALDELGRTQAQLLSAQKLEAIGQLAAGIAHEINTPMQYIGDNTAFLQTAFTELLGYVARLEAAVGDTVKPSRKVEFVKERVGPAVDQTIEGVAAVSRLVQGMRSFAHPGSEEKEPTDINDSLETTVTVCRNEWKYVSEVELELEPGLPLVPALRAELNQVFLNMIVNSAQAIGEVVSGDEKGKIVVRTWSDEAAVYVSISDSGPGVPETLRSRVFDPFFTTKPVGKGTGQGLAIARSIVTEHHGGALELLATQPTTFLIKLPRGQSDLRTKTRPSMETMSAVGR comes from the coding sequence GTGAAGAGCCGGGTCGCCGAGCTCGAGGCCGAGCTGGAGGCGGCGCAGCGCACCATAGATGCCCTCAGCGATGCGATGGAACGTGGCCTCTCCGAAGCCTCCACGGACGTGCCTCTCACGCTGCAGATGCTCAGCTTGGAGCAACTCGTGCACGAGCGGACCCATGAGCTTGCGAGCCGACAGGGAGAGCTGCAAGCCGCGCTGGACGAGCTCGGGCGCACGCAGGCCCAGCTCTTGAGCGCGCAGAAGCTGGAAGCCATCGGGCAGCTCGCGGCGGGCATCGCTCACGAGATCAACACGCCGATGCAGTACATCGGAGATAACACCGCGTTCTTGCAGACGGCGTTCACCGAGTTGCTCGGTTACGTGGCCCGTCTGGAAGCAGCCGTCGGGGACACGGTGAAGCCGAGTCGAAAGGTGGAATTCGTCAAGGAGCGCGTGGGGCCCGCCGTCGACCAGACCATCGAGGGTGTGGCGGCCGTGAGCAGGCTGGTGCAGGGCATGCGATCCTTCGCCCACCCCGGCAGTGAGGAGAAAGAGCCCACCGACATCAACGATTCACTGGAAACGACCGTCACCGTGTGTCGCAACGAGTGGAAGTACGTGTCCGAGGTGGAGCTCGAGCTGGAACCGGGCCTGCCGTTGGTTCCGGCGCTGCGGGCGGAGCTCAATCAGGTGTTCCTGAACATGATCGTCAACTCGGCTCAGGCGATTGGCGAGGTGGTGAGCGGCGACGAGAAGGGCAAGATCGTGGTCCGTACTTGGAGCGACGAGGCGGCAGTGTACGTCTCGATCTCGGATAGCGGCCCCGGCGTCCCCGAAACCCTCCGGAGCAGAGTGTTCGATCCGTTCTTCACCACCAAGCCGGTAGGAAAGGGCACTGGGCAGGGGCTCGCGATCGCTCGTTCCATCGTGACCGAGCACCACGGCGGCGCGCTCGAGCTCCTTGCCACGCAGCCCACCACTTTTCTGATCAAGCTTCCGCGGGGACAGAGCGACCTACGAACCAAGACGCGGCCGTCGATGGAAACGATGTCGGCCGTGGGCCGTTAG